The window CGATCGTCCTGAGCACTCCGACAGCGCCGATGGCGTTGATGGTGATGACAGCGACAACAGCGATAACGCTGACGAGTAATCCACGGACCTTTTGAGGAGCCAATTACATGGCACGTTTCTTCCGTCGTCGTAAATTCTGCCGCTTCACCGCTGAAGACGTGAAAGAGATCGATTACAAAGATCTCAACACTCTGAAAGCCTATGTATCCGAGACCGGCAAAATCGTTCCAAGCCGTATCACTGGTACCAAAGCACGTTATCAGCGTCAGCTGGCCACCGCTATCAAGCGCGCCCGCTTCCTGGCCCTGCTGGCCTACACCGAC of the Paucimonas lemoignei genome contains:
- the rpsR gene encoding 30S ribosomal protein S18, with protein sequence MARFFRRRKFCRFTAEDVKEIDYKDLNTLKAYVSETGKIVPSRITGTKARYQRQLATAIKRARFLALLAYTDSHGR